Proteins encoded by one window of Amaranthus tricolor cultivar Red isolate AtriRed21 chromosome 4, ASM2621246v1, whole genome shotgun sequence:
- the LOC130809670 gene encoding uncharacterized membrane protein At1g16860-like, giving the protein MNPSSSSSDSITNCYISIPKAATLILIFLFVIGFAVSLFIFIEVHNAIFFISSILLSAIVASFLLWNVLCFHRNTSLLLFLRSFPVTDLRIARPGQLVKITGPVSCGDVSLESSYEKVPSCVYTSTLLYEYEGFGLKAFNVQKPCLFWRLAYTERFSTDFYISDKHSGIRTLVKAGCGRRLIPLIVESSLVYTKSNRILSPNLTNWLADRNLPTNSRVIRLEEGYIKEGDSATVIGMLQKGGDDIVMVVQPPELISTGCLWQRLLLPVDFDGLLLALGLS; this is encoded by the exons ATGaatccttcttcttcctcctcagaTTCTATAACAAATTGCTACATTTCAATCCCAAAAGCAGCCaccttaatcttaatctttctTTTTGTAATTGGGTTTGCAGTTTCTCTTTTTATCTTTATTGAAGTTCATAATGCCATTTTCTTCATTTCTTCCATTTTACTGTCCGCCATTGTTGCTTCTTTTCTCTTATGGAATGTTCTCTGCTTCCACCGTAATACTTCCCTTTTACTCTTCCTTCGTTCATTTCCTGTAACTGACCTTCGAATTGCTCGTCCGGGTCAACTCGTCAAGATTACTGGG CCAGTCTCCTGTGGCGATGTTTCTCTAGAATCATCTTATGAAAAGGTTCCGAGTTGTGTCTATACATCTACTCTTTTATATGAATATGAAGGATTCGGATTGAAGGCATTCAACGTTCAGAAACCTTGCTTGTTTTGGAGATTGGCATACACCGAG AGATTCTCTACAGACTTCTACATATCTGATAAACACTCAGGCATTCGAACTTTAGTGAAAGCTGGCTGTGGACGTAGACTTATTCCCCTTATCGTTGAGAGCAGTCTTGTGTATACCAAGAGTAACAGGATATTGTCTCCCAACTTAACAAATTGGTTGGCAGACCGAAACCTTCCCACCAATTCTCGAGTGATCCGCCTTGAAGAAGG GTATATAAAAGAAGGTGATTCTGCAACAGTAATAGGGATGCTGCAGAAAGGTGGTGATGACATTGTAATGGTTGTACAACCACCGGAGCTAATCTCCACCGGTTGTCTATGGCAAAGACTTCTACTTCCTGTTGATTTTGACGGTCTATTACTCGCCCTCGGCCTTTCCTAA